Proteins from a genomic interval of Solea solea chromosome 10, fSolSol10.1, whole genome shotgun sequence:
- the LOC131467546 gene encoding tetraspanin-5, which translates to MMSGKHFKAHEVSCCIKYFIFGFNIIFWFLGVAFLGIGLWAWSEKGVLSNISSITDLGGFDPVWLFLVVGGVMFILGFAGCIGALRENSFLLKFFSVFLGIIFFLELTAGVLAFVFKDWIKDQLNFFINNNIRAYRDDIDLQNLIDFTQEYWECCGAFGADDWNLNIYFNCTDSNPSREKCGVPFSCCTKDPAEDVINTQCGYDIRAKTDSEQRTFIYIKGCVPQFEKWLQDNLTVVAGIFIGIALLQIFGICLAQNLVSDIEAVRESCLFT; encoded by the exons TTCCTTGGAGTGGCTTTCCTTGGCATTGGGTTGTGGGCATGGAGCGAGAAG GGCGTCCTCTCCAACATCTCGTCCATCACAGATTTGGGGGGTTTCGACCCAGTCTGGCTCTTCCTTGTTGTCGGCGGTGTGATGTTCATCCTTGGATTTGCCGGTTGCATCGGAGCACTCCGAGAAAACTCCTTCCTGCTCAAGTTT tTCTCCGTGTTCCTGGGTATCATCTTCTTCCTGGAGCTGACTGCAGGAGTCCTGGCCTTTGTCTTCAAAGACTGGATCAAGGACCAGCTCAACTTTTTTATTAACAACAACATTCGGGCGTACAGGGACGATATTGACCTGCAGAACCTGATAGACTTCACCCAGGAATAT TGGGAGTGTTGCGGAGCATTCGGAGCCGATGACTGGAATTTGAACATATACTTCAACTGCACTGATTCAAACCCAAGTCGAGAGAAATGTGGAGTGCCCTTTTCTTGTTGCACCAAAGATCCAGCG gaGGACGTCATCAACACTCAGTGTGGATACGACATCCGAGCAAAGACG GACTCGGAGCAGCGGACGTTCATTTATATCAAAGGTTGTgttccacagtttgagaaatgGCTTCAAGACAACCTGACAGTAGTGGCAGGGATCTTTATTGGTATAGCATTACTACAG ATTTTCGGCATCTGTTTAGCCCAGAACCTTGTCAGTGACATTGAAGCTGTGCGAGAGAGCTG TTTATTTACCTAA
- the mttp gene encoding microsomal triglyceride transfer protein large subunit, which translates to MLTLVVFLLCAASSVSASAKGAAGLRLNNNQLYKFSYSTEVLLNKAKGSKEGSAGYRISSDVDIHLVWRDPSSKDDQLIQLAISNVRIEPVAHREAKKNVLHGSTSEGVLGKRNLAALTKPFLVHLRNGKTKAFYSYWAEPAPIKNMKRGLASLLQLQLNTGKVIENDVSGRCIVDYKAEKGQVTRAKNLELCKTAETGFTTHNQILGVNRKSRSVTVFTLEDGFIRSVVAEEFHSLAVGVRRSVAAKVVSRQTLTKTGSGAGPLEAAGKDVSEVVKSIDGKLAAVGIVAQTAKNQCKGCPSLFDHWQTEKKQLEPASLSKATAPRSFLALIQSIRKASKDEILKVLKSASKTSLPQAVDAVTSSQTTASLDAMLEFLNFTDATGFVLQERFLYACGFASHPNEQMLQALLGISKGKIGSNDIRETVVIIMGALVHKLCQKGGCNLPTVVKVKKMILEGPDSTKVESEVQMYLLALKNSLLPEAIPILTKYAESEVGAYSTIALTSLQRYDVKLMTDEVKQTVNRVYHQNRRIYEKSVRVAAADVILSSNPSYTEVKNLLLSIGNLPHEMNKYMMSKIQDILRFELPASQVIRQAMKDMVSHNYDRFAKVGSSSAYSGFMAQSADVTSTYSLDILYSGSGILRRSNMNIYGASKGALLHGLQVAIEAQGMESLIAATADEGEEELESFAGMSALLFNVQLRPVTFFRGYSDLMSKMFSMSGEPINVVKGLILLTDHSEVIQLQSGLRANAEFQGGLAIDISGGMEVSLWYRESKTSVNNRGALVVTGNVTVDMDFMRAGVEVSFETEVGLDFVTTVQFSDYPFLVCMQMDKTTFPYSEHLSKYESLSSGKNVVQRKSKKTHVSGSEFPLHQENSNMCKKVFDSSW; encoded by the exons ATGCTCACTCTTGTTGTGTTCTTGCTTTGTGCAGCCTCTTCAGTCTCAGCTTCTGCCAAAG GTGCTGCTGGACTCCGGCTGAACAACAACCAGCTGTACAAATTCAGCTACAGCACAGAGGTGCTGCTGAACAAGGCCAAGGGGTCAAAAGAGGGCAGTGCTGGCTACAGGATTTCAAGTGATGTTGACATCCACCTGGTGTGGAGAGACCCGAGCAGCAAGGATGACCAGCTGATACAGTTGGCG ATCTCAAACGTGAGGATCGAGCCTGTGGCCCATCGGGAGGCGAAGAAGAACGTCCTCCATGGATCGACGTCTGAAGGCGTGTTGGGGAAGAGAAACCTTGCTGCTCTGACAAAACCTTTCCTGGTGCATCTTAGAAATGGAAAG ACAAAAGCATTTTATTCCTACTGGGCCGAACCTGCACCCATCAAAAACATGAAACGAGGACTGGCCAGTTTACTGCAACTGCAGCTCAACACGGGGAAGGTTATCGAG AATGACGTGTCTGGAAGGTGCATAGTCGACTACAAGGCAGAAAAAGGTCAAGTGACAAGGGCCAAGAACCTGGAGTTGTGTAAGACTGCAGAGACTGGATTCACCACGCACAATCAG ATCTTGGGTGTGAACAGGAAATCCAGGTCTGTTACGGTGTTCACACTTGAGGACGGTTTCATCCGCTCAGTCGTGGCTGAAGAATTTCACTCACTGGCAGTTGGCGTTCGCAGATCTGTTGCAGCTAAAGTCGTGTCCAG GCAAACCCTCACAAAGACCGGCTCAGGAGCTGGACCACTGGAGGCTGCTGGGAAAGATGTCTCTGAGGTTGTCAAGTCAATTGACGGCAAACTGGCAGCTGTTGGTATTGTGGCTCAGACGGCCAAAAACCAGTGCAAGGGTTGTCCATCA CTTTTTGATCATTGGCAGACTGAGAAGAAGCAGCTGGAGCCAGCGAGCCTGTCCAAAGCCACGGCTCCTCGCAGCTTCCTGGCCCTCATCCAGAGCATTAGGAAGGCGTCCAAGGACGAGATCCTCAAAGTGCTGAAGAGTGCCAGCAAGACCTCTCT ACCTCAGGCGGTGGATGCTGTGACCTCCTCCCAGACCACGGCATCTCTGGATGCCATGCTCGAATTCCTTAACTTCACAGACGCCACAGGTTTTGTCCTGCAGGAGAGGTTTCTGTACGCGTGTGGCTTTGCTTCACACCCCAATGAGCAAATGCTACAGGCTCTGCTG ggCATTTCTAAGGGAAAGATTGGCAGCAATGACATCAGGGAGACTGTGGTGATCATTATGGGAGCCCTGGTCCACAAACTGTGTCAGAAAGGAGGCTGCAACCTGCCG ACAGTGGTGAAGGTGAAGAAGATGATTTTGGAAGGCCCTGACAGCACAAAGGTTGAGTCCGAGGTCCAGATGTACCTTCTGGCTCTGAAAAACTCACTGCTCCCCGAGGCCATTCCCATTCTCACCAAATATGCAGAGTCAGAGGTTGGAGCTTACAGCACCATCGCCCTCACGTCCCTGCAGAGATATGACGTCAAACTCATGACAGACGAG GTCAAACAGACCGTGAACAGAGTTTACCACCAGAACCGACGGATCTACGaaaagagtgtgagagtggctgCTGCCGACGTCATCCTCAGTAGCAACCCCTCGTACACCGAGGTCAAGAATCTGCTCCTGTCCATTGGAAACCTGCCCCATGAAATGAACAAGTACATGATGTCAAAGATCCAGGACATCCTGCGCTTTGAGTTGCCTGCCAG CCAAGTCATCCGCCAAGCTATGAAGGACATGGTTTCCCACAACTACGACCGTTTTGCAAAAGTCGGGTCATCATCTGCATACTCAGGATTCATGGCTC AATCTGCTGATGTCACCTCCACGTACAGTTTGGACATCCTGTATTCAGGCTCCGGCATCCTGAGGAGAAGCAACATGAATATTTATGGTGCTAGTAAAGGAGCATTACTGCATGGACTACAG GTGGCGATCGAGGCTCAGGGTATGGAGTCACTGATTGCTGCAACTGCCGACGAGGGCGAGGAAGAACTGGAGTCGTTTGCCGGGATGTCGGCTTTACTGTTCAACGTGCAGCTGAGGCCTGTCACCTTCTTCAGGGGTTACAGTGACCTCATGTCCAAAATGTTCTCCATGAGTGGGGAGCCCATAAATGTAGTGAAGGGCCTCATCCTGCTGACCGATCACTCTGAG GTCATCCAGCTGCAGTCCGGTCTGAGGGCAAATGCAGAGTTTCAAGGCGGGTTAGCCATTGATATCTCCGGAGGCATGGAGGTCAGTCTGTGGTACAGAGAGTCCAAGACCAGCGTCAACAACAG AGGAGCCCTGGTGGTCACTGGCAACGTTACTGTGGACATGGACTTCATGCGAGCAGGTGTGGAGGTCAGCTTTGAAACAGAAGTCGGCCTGGATTTCGTCACCACTGTCCAGTTCTCTGATTATCCCTTCTTGGTTTGCATGCAGATGGACAAAACTACGTTCCCCTACAG TGAACACTTGAGCAAATATGAAAGCCTGTCATCGGGGAAGAACGTCGTACAGCGTAAGAGCAAGAAGACGCACGTCTCTGGCTCTGAATTCCCTCTTCACCAGGAGAACTCAAACATGTGCAAGAAGGTTTTTGACTCCAGCTGGTAG
- the LOC131466514 gene encoding uncharacterized protein C4orf54 homolog, translating to MEAAEETLTYLDDTGLHRKLLLRDKDKKHAHSKGETRSEESNYVDLDMKPTDGTRTVKVSFTGEGNQLSVIKCDSLKSGTVDTRGWVSGEPPLGTLTKVANSDQDSENDRQLQAELDPSDCSENVRNESDELRYTDMYLNSKTESDDGASVVLSDQCGSDTVQDESHYITTHEIQLTELDHDVDYDLGRGTCWELEDDNLVYSFVDYASFESDETHEGTLIEESRSQAKVQSNLGGAVVSTEQEESDLCDWDKCASSDESVGKDQSEDAHVGGIHLSIKATSRPANEPVGGPGSPGARVGPLRDPVPYFIPAPGRQHLASKLRRNDINEYFSEASSSISELDDADKEVRNLTAKSFRSLARPYFDAINLSTSSESSMSEYGLNKWSAYVDWNYEGKERGVIAHKTPRSTLEMNKSVDTERRGEFITDATAPQTNLHTVNKTTTPQQASSKKLEVQDPVQSQQREVTLNVHCNVEAPDGTRRHKSSKNARSSEVSGTVLSRSQYRQYHVTESDGDTNNRATCASSLLKNVISKKMQFEQERKLQRGQTCNRHPALSSDRSLGRGLLRQTSESGSGLSGYSNDDQSLDGSRPSSCGVSEQQKSTEPPDESNKGHGHPKGQLSHSQSSAFDSLKVDEPEPAKEAKHTVVSDTQSTAKEEIDTSSMLTKLLFVPSWQILSRQRGFNEDLNHTPATGTQKCQFKTGNNGKIIGKDEMETGIRPEIKIHLRSVKENKGCTLNIANLLTPKISYSSVNTFRTAGDAKCHILSATDKFPNFAVRDVRETKCKFQTPIYRVRDVRKLVKSSYRFVSLDKSESKRSTAADKTEEKGKMEPVKHLSNTSPIVIKCHSVKTNATSQKQAEARIPHQSDFQSSTDTKPLSKQRQDKFTGETAERRNEPAIPKQAAIEKIKAAVKTMEQLYVFDRNEWKRKTQAPQPIAGSHVRSLIAREEQGEEQLEATNTDRIPQALIPTTQTGKAQEKEGAANVMHVPFTRDTFKSQQSKTFSNRSVLHFGNNNKAHVSISSANNSVPQSSVLQTSTMKSSRAPAAPLSVKIEPTKHIQVEQGKVKIIPTNPTVTQGGSDSENYLTIPGQGYTSEIPLRNQEPASTEGNLHVSQAHTCDSQTPEQKRSPLIMDYPAASIYHHAAAAATRAPQTQQQVTSISSSDPTAPPFPQSQRKMLLDPSTGHYYLVDTAIQATTKRLFDPETGQYVDVPMPHSPVAPVTPVPLSLSPVTLSPGAYTPSYMIYPSFIPSPTLPAQAVLPHLPCHSEDAGVDKVKNARSPRLETSTAGAESVYYSATGEAPQGALQLPVSCRGGGASSERKPVISITTQQGPRIIAPPSFDGTTMSFVVEHR from the coding sequence ATGGAGGCAGCGGAGGAAACTCTCACTTACCTGGACGACACCGGACTTCACAGGAAGCTGCTCCTACGGGACAAGGACAAGAAACACGCGCACAGCAAAGGCGAGACAAGAAGCGAGGAGTCCAACTATGTGGACCTGGACATGAAACCGACGGACGGCACAAGGACAGTGAAAGTGTCTTTCACTGGCGAGGGAAACCAGCTGTCTGTCATCAAGTGCGACAGTTTGAAGTCGGGGACCGTGGACACGCGTGGATGGGTCTCAGGTGAGCCTCCGCTGGGAACTCTGACCAAAGTTGCCAACAGTGATCAGGATTCAGAGAATGACAGGCAGCTCCAGGCCGAGCTCGACCCCAGTGACTGCAGCGAGAATGTGCGCAATGAGAGTGATGAGCTCCGCTACACGGACATGTATCTGAACAGCAAAACCGAGTCTGACGACGGAGCCAGCGTGGTTCTGTCCGACCAGTGCGGCTCCGACACCGTGCAGGACGAGTCTCACTACATCACCACGCACGAGATCCAGCTTACCGAGCTCGACCACGATGTTGATTACGACCTGGGGCGCGGGACTTGCTGGGAGCTGGAGGACGACAATCTGGTTTACTCCTTTGTGGATTACGCTTCTTTTGAAAGCGATGAAACGCATGAGGGCACTTTGATAGAGGAGAGCAGGAGCCAGGCGAAAGTGCAGTCTAATCTTGGCGGAGCAGTTGTCAGCACCGAGCAGGAGGAGAGTGATCTTTGTGACTGGGACAAATGCGCCAGCTCAGATGAAAGCGTTGGCAAAGACCAAAGCGAGGACGCACACGTAGGGGGAATCCACTTATCAATAAAAGCCACCTCAAGACCAGCGAACGAGCCCGTCGGTGGCCCCGGGAGCCCTGGCGCCAGAGTGGGGCCCCTGCGCGATCCAGTCCCATATTTCATCCCCGCTCCAGGCCGTCAGCACCTCGCTTCCAAACTGAGACGCAATGACATTAATGAATATTTCAGCGAAGCGTCCAGTTCCATCAGTGAGCTGGATGACGCCGATAAAGAGGTGCGCAATTTAACTGCCAAGTCTTTCCGGAGCTTGGCGCGTCCATACTTCGATGCCATTAATCTCAGCACCTCTAGTGAATCATCTATGTCGGAATATGGGCTAAATAAATGGTCGGCCTATGTGGACTGGAATTATGAAGGAAAAGAGCGGGGCGTAATTGCGCACAAGACTCCCAGATCAACGCTGGAAATGAATAAGAGCGTGGACACTGAGAGGCGTGGCGAGTTCATAACCGACGCGACAGCTCCACAAACCAACTTGCACACAGTGAATAAGACAACAACTCCTCAACAAGCTTCTAGCAAAAAGCTCGAAGTGCAAGATCCAGTTCAGTCACAACAGCGAGAGGTGACGCTGAATGTTCACTGTAACGTAGAAGCACCTGACGGAACCAGGCGTCACAAATCCTCCAAAAATGCACGATCCAGTGAGGTCAGTGGGACTGTGTTGTCCAGATCACAGTATCGTCAATATCATGTCACAGAAAGCGACGGGGACACAAACAACAGGGCGACGTGTGCATCAAGTCTGttgaaaaatgtgatttctaAAAAGATGCAGTTTGAACAGGAGCGCAAACTGCAAAGGGGTCAAACTTGTAACAGACATCCAGCGCTGTCCTCAGACAGGAGCCTGGGGAGAGGCTTGCTAAGACAAACGTCAGAATCAGGCTCAGGACTGAGTGGTTACTCAAATGATGATCAGTCCCTGGATGGCAGCAGACCCAGTTCCTGTGGGgtttcagaacaacagaaaAGCACAGAACCACCAGATGAGTCAAACAAGGGACATGGGCATCCAAAAGGCCAGCTCAGCCACAGTCAGAGTAGTGCGTTTGATTCCCTGAAAGTAGATGAGCCAGAGCCTGCAAAGGAGGCAAAGCACACAGTTGTAAGTGACACTCAGTCCACTGCAAAGGAGGAAATAGACACCAGCAGCATGCTTACAAAACTGCTTTTTGTTCCAAGCTGGCAGATTCTTTCAAGACAGAGGGGTTTTAATGAAGACTTAAACCACACACCTGCTACAGGAACCCAGAAATGTCAGTTCAAAACAGGCAATAATGGAAAAATAATAGGTAAAGACGAAATGGAGACGGGAATAAGacctgaaataaaaatacatctgaGAAGTGTGAAAGAGAATAAAGGCTGTACACTGAATATTGCCAACCTTTTAACCCCAAAAATAAGTTATAGCTCCGTTAACACGTTCAGGACAGCCGGTGATGCTAAATGCCACATTTTATCTGCCACAGATAAATTTCCTAATTTTGCAGTCAGAGACGTAAGAGAAACCAAATGCAAGTTTCAAACACCGATATATCGTGTCAGGGATGTGCGTAAATTGGTAAAAAGCTCGTATCGCTTTGTGTCTCTGGATAAAAGTGAGAGTAAACGTTCCACAGCAGCTGATAAAACTGAGGAAAAGGGCAAAATGGAACCTGTTAAACATTTGTCCAACACTTCTCCTATTGTGATCAAATGCCACTCTGTGAAAACAAACGCTACATCACAGAAACAAGCAGAGGCAAGAATCCCACACCAGTCAGACTTTCAGTCAAGTACTGACACCAAACCACTGTCAAAACAGAGGCAGGACAAGTTCACAGGTgagacagcagagaggagaaatgAGCCTGCAATACCAAAACAGGCTGCAATAGAGaagattaaagctgcagtcaaaACAATGGAGCAGCTTTATGTTTTTGATAGAAATGAATGGAAGCGTAAAACTCAAGCCCCACAACCTATTGCGGGCAGCCACGTGCGTTCACTCATTGCCAGGGAGGAACAGGGAGAAGAGCAGCTGGAGGCGACCAACACTGACAGGATTCCTCAGGCTTTGATTCCCACCACACaaacaggaaaagcacaggagAAAGAAGGAGCTGCAAATGTCATGCATGTCCCGTTTACCAGGGACACTTTTAAGTCACAGCAGAGTAAAACATTCAGTAACAGAAGTGTTCTTCATtttggcaacaacaacaaggcaCATGTCAGCATTAGTTCAGCGAATAACTCTGTTCCACAAAGCTCTGTACTGCAAACGTCAACTATGAAAAGCTCCAGAGCACCAGCGGCTCCACTGTCGGTAAAAATAGAGCCCACAAAACACATCCAGGTGGAGCAGGGAAAGGTCAAAATCATTCCCACTAATCCCACCGTCACACAAGGGGGCTCAGACTCAGAGAACTATTTAACCATACCAGGGCAGGGGTACACAAGCGAAATCCCACTGCGGAATCAGGAGCCTGCTTCAACGGAGGGGAATTTACATGTCAGTCAAGCCCATACATGTGACTCCCAGACACCTGAGCAGAAAAGATCTCCTTTAATCATGGATTATCCAGCTGCAAGCATCTACCAtcatgctgctgcagcagcaacaagagCGCCACAAACTCAACAGCAGGTGAcgtccatctcctcctctgacCCGACTGCGCCACCCTTCCCACAAAGTCAGCGCAAGATGCTTTTGGACCCTTCTACAGGACATTATTACCTGGTGGACACTGCCATACAGGCCACCACAAAGCGACTGTTTGACCCTGAGACAGGCCAGTATGTGGATGTACCCATGCCCCATTCACCTGTGGCACCTGTCACAcctgtgcctctctctctgtcacctgTGACCCTGAGCCCAGGAGCCTACACCCCCTCGTACATGATCTACCCGAGCTTCATCCCCTCGCCCACGCTCCCAGCTCAAGCCGTGTTGCCACACCTTCCGTGTCACTCTGAGGACGCAGGTGTAGACAAGGTAAAAAACGCCAGAAGTCCTAGGCTGGAAACTAGCACAGCAGGTGCAGAGAGTGTGTACTACAGCGCAACAGGAGAGGCtccacagggggcgctgcagcTACCTGTGAGctgcagaggaggtggagccaGCTCTGAGAGGAAGCCAGTTATCagcatcacaacacaacaaggTCCAAGAATCATCGCGCCTCCTTCCTTTGACGGAACAACAATGAGCTTTGTGGTGGAGCATCGATGA